Proteins from one Ranitomeya variabilis isolate aRanVar5 chromosome 1, aRanVar5.hap1, whole genome shotgun sequence genomic window:
- the LOC143795024 gene encoding olfactory receptor 6B1-like — translation MANQTNVKEFIILGFSSIQEYQTFLYVFFLLIYVTTLTVNISLIIIIWFGQQLHKPMYYFLGNLSFLELGYISVTVPKIIVDIPRKRKSISISGCMTQLFFFTFLGATETILLAVMSFDRFLAVCYPLRYTSIMSHRVCSILATASWVLGFLTTSFPIIKISQLHFCRANVINHFFCEAAPLLKLSCSDPYFKELTVIICASSVILSSLLLTMMSYGYILQTILRIPSVTGKQKAASTCASHLIVVTTFYSTMFAMYIKPTASQGSLNKVMALFYAVFTPLVNPFIYSLRNKEVKKALALFLKKIMLYSSGKN, via the coding sequence ATGGCAAACCAGACTAATGTGAAAGAATTTATTATTCTGGGATTCTCTAGTATTCAAGAATATCAGACATTTTTGTACGTGTTTTTCTTGTTAATTTACGTCACAACACTTACTGTAAATATATCTCTTATCATCATAATTTGGTTTGGCCAGCAACTTCACAAACCCATGTATTACTTTCTTGGCAATTTATCCTTTTTGGAATTAGGTTACATTTCAGTAACGGTTCCTAAAATTATAGTGGATATcccaagaaagagaaaaagcatttCCATTTCTGGCTGCATGACTCAGCTTTTCTTCTTCACTTTCCTTGGAGCTACAGAGACCATTCTACTTGCAGTAATGTCCTTTGATCGATTTTTGGCGGTGTGTTATCCTCTGCGCTACACAAGCATCATGAGTCATAGAGTTTGCTCTATTCTTGCAACTGCATCCTGGGTCCTTGGCTTCCTGACTACGTCATTTCCAATTATTAAAATATCACAGCTACATTTTTGCCGTGCCAATGTTATCAATCATTTCTTTTGTGAAGCTGCTCCTTTACTTAAATTGTCTTGCTCTGACCCTTACTTTAAAGAACTGACCGTTATAATTTGTGCGTCATCCGTCATCCTTAGCTCACTTTTACTTACTATGATGTCCTATGGGTATATTCTACAGACAATTCTAAGAATTCCATCTGTTACAGGAAAGCAGAAAGCGGCTTCTACCTGCGCTTCACACCTTATAGTGGTTACAACTTTCTATTCCACAATGTTTGCAATGTACATTAAGCCCACGGCTAGTCAAGGATCTCTAAACAAAGTGATGGCATTGTTCTATGCTGTCTTCACTCCACTTGTCAACCCATTTATTTACAGCCTACGTAACAAGGAAGTTAAAAAAGCCCTTGCACTGTTTTTAAAGAAAATAAtgttatatagctctggcaaaaattaa